GCTCAATGCTGTCTTTATCTTTTTCAACGCATCCTGATTATTTACATTTTTCACAGGTGTGCTGAAAGTATTCACGGCTCCTTTAGCCATATTACTGCTAGCATTGTTTTCAATTTTCACATTTTTCAACTCTGTCGCGGGCAACATCTGGTAATTACTCCTGTATCTGAATGGCATTTCGTTGTTTTTCCATACCGGATTGATCACCTTGATCTGCCCCGTTAATTCACGGTCTCCCCTTCTGAATCCTGAACCAATTCTCATGGCACCATAGGACCTGTCATCAAGATGATCCTTAATAACTATATTGGTATTCACATTATTAGCGGCGCTGGGTAAGCGTGTCAGTACAATCAAGATCCCATCACGGGCATTGTTAAAAGTGGTAAGACTATCAATCTGAATATTGTTAATGATATCCTTTGGTTCATTCGGCTCAATATCTATTCCGCTCATGGGAAGTGTGCCGTAGGTATTAGCAATTACAGTTTTACTGATCTTAATATTTCTGCCACAAACAATGGAGATACCATTTCTCCGGTTAAAATCTATAAGTCCATTGTAAATATTCACATTGTCACTGGGGATGTAGTGGTCATCTACCACCTGCCTGGTACGCCATCCGATATAAATACCATCGCCCCAGCATTCTGAAATCCTGGGACTATAGAGATTAATATCCCTGGA
The Chitinophaga sp. MM2321 DNA segment above includes these coding regions:
- a CDS encoding right-handed parallel beta-helix repeat-containing protein, with product MTILKSGILFSCLFMLAMSCNSQGGDINYNGKPFVFTGLPAQYMPQMPAAILAEANAAAKKAFDLTTLLPAGYKKDGSVDYTSYLQNGLDKNRDVVFPDFPVLISEKGLTVSSNSNLYFRSGSKIIMKPNNLETFEIIRLHGVNNVNIYNACLIGDRKGHTGKTGEHGMGIAIRSSRDINLYSPRISECWGDGIYIGWRTRQVVDDHYIPSDNVNIYNGLIDFNRRNGISIVCGRNIKISKTVIANTYGTLPMSGIDIEPNEPKDIINNIQIDSLTTFNNARDGILIVLTRLPSAANNVNTNIVIKDHLDDRSYGAMRIGSGFRRGDRELTGQIKVINPVWKNNEMPFRYRSNYQMLPATELKNVKIENNASSNMAKGAVNTFSTPVKNVNNQDALKKIKTALSKESKIKIEE